The following proteins are encoded in a genomic region of Petrotoga sp. 9PWA.NaAc.5.4:
- the rsxE gene encoding electron transport complex subunit RsxE, producing the protein MADVKNFTNGLIKNNPTFVQFLGMCPTLATTTSAINALGMGIATLLILLVSNIVISLIRKIVPKNIRIPIYIVVISSFVTVIDLLMHAFTYDLWQTLGIFIPLIVVNCIIMGRAESFASKNNVIDSIFDALGMGLGFTGSLLLVGSVRELLGNGTIFGLTVWSDAFKLPLFILPPGAFITLGLLLSMFNSIGIARESKKKKEGAKK; encoded by the coding sequence ATGGCAGACGTAAAAAATTTTACTAACGGCTTAATTAAAAATAATCCCACCTTCGTTCAATTTTTAGGTATGTGTCCTACTTTAGCCACAACAACCAGTGCAATAAATGCTTTAGGAATGGGCATAGCTACCCTTTTAATTTTACTTGTTTCAAACATCGTTATTTCTTTGATAAGAAAAATCGTTCCTAAAAATATAAGAATTCCTATATATATAGTAGTTATTTCTTCGTTCGTTACTGTTATAGATCTATTAATGCATGCTTTTACTTATGACTTATGGCAAACATTGGGAATTTTTATACCGTTAATTGTTGTTAACTGTATCATAATGGGAAGAGCTGAATCCTTTGCTTCTAAAAATAATGTTATCGATTCTATTTTTGATGCTTTAGGAATGGGTTTGGGATTTACAGGTTCTTTATTATTAGTCGGATCGGTAAGAGAACTTTTAGGAAATGGAACCATCTTTGGATTAACCGTATGGAGTGATGCTTTTAAATTGCCTCTTTTTATATTACCACCAGGTGCTTTTATTACGTTGGGATTATTGTTGAGTATGTTCAATTCAATTGGTATAGCAAGAGAAAGTAAGAAGAAAAAGGAAGGTGCTAAAAAATGA
- the rsxA gene encoding electron transport complex subunit RsxA, whose translation MNLILLFISASLVNNIILSRFLGICPFLGVSRSKSSAIGMSIAVIFVMTMAGVITWFLNQLLVIMGLEFLKTIVFILIIAVLVQFVEFFIRKTSPALYEALGIYLPLITTNCAILGVALLNTQTNYTLIETLINSFASGLGFAIALIIFSSIREKMQLNNIPRAFQGTALALITAGLLSMSFMGFSGLV comes from the coding sequence ATGAATTTAATTTTATTATTCATATCTGCATCCTTAGTTAATAATATAATTCTTTCTCGATTTTTAGGAATATGTCCTTTTTTAGGTGTTTCAAGGAGCAAAAGTTCTGCTATCGGTATGTCCATAGCCGTTATTTTTGTTATGACTATGGCAGGAGTCATAACGTGGTTTCTAAATCAACTGCTTGTTATTATGGGATTAGAATTTTTAAAAACTATTGTGTTTATTTTAATAATCGCTGTATTAGTACAATTCGTAGAATTTTTTATTAGAAAAACTAGCCCTGCACTTTACGAAGCTCTTGGAATATATCTTCCACTAATAACAACCAATTGTGCGATTTTAGGAGTTGCTTTATTAAATACTCAGACAAATTATACTCTTATCGAAACTTTAATAAATTCTTTTGCATCTGGATTGGGGTTTGCTATAGCTTTGATAATATTTTCATCTATCAGAGAGAAAATGCAATTAAACAATATCCCTCGAGCTTTTCAAGGAACGGCTTTAGCTTTAATAACTGCCGGACTGTTGTCAATGTCTTTTATGGGATTTTCAGGGTTAGTATAG
- a CDS encoding RnfABCDGE type electron transport complex subunit G, producing the protein MRDYIKTGFILAAFMIASALLVSVVYNFVQSTIEATEFSNVLKAVEKVLEDPITGEYLITNIPKDKESLDSKIWKEDPSGVLYSTSKSAKVYSPAYKFVEGDKEIYVLNISGVGYGGDVKAIASFVKNEDGIKLNKIEITDYSQETPGLGARIGEEQVKRRFYPIPEQGLLSGVKVDRDVGANIPQNAIEEYKNQGIIKTNDVMTGSTITSRAVTNAINTAVEFLKTEGVI; encoded by the coding sequence ATGCGTGATTATATAAAAACTGGTTTTATTTTAGCAGCTTTTATGATTGCATCTGCCCTTTTAGTTTCTGTTGTATATAATTTTGTACAATCCACTATAGAGGCTACTGAATTTAGCAATGTTCTTAAAGCTGTTGAAAAAGTTTTGGAGGATCCTATAACTGGAGAATATTTAATAACTAATATCCCAAAAGACAAAGAAAGTTTAGATTCTAAAATATGGAAAGAAGATCCAAGTGGTGTACTATACTCAACTTCCAAAAGTGCAAAGGTTTATTCCCCTGCTTATAAATTCGTAGAAGGGGATAAAGAAATATACGTGTTGAATATATCTGGAGTTGGATACGGAGGAGACGTAAAAGCAATTGCATCTTTTGTAAAAAATGAAGATGGGATTAAACTAAATAAAATAGAAATCACAGACTATTCTCAAGAAACTCCCGGATTGGGAGCACGAATAGGTGAAGAACAGGTAAAAAGAAGATTTTATCCAATACCCGAACAAGGATTGCTTTCAGGTGTTAAAGTTGATCGCGATGTTGGAGCGAACATACCTCAAAATGCAATCGAAGAATATAAAAACCAAGGAATTATTAAAACAAACGATGTAATGACAGGTTCAACTATTACTTCAAGAGCTGTAACAAATGCTATTAACACTGCAGTTGAATTTCTTAAAACCGAAGGAGTGATTTAA
- a CDS encoding RnfABCDGE type electron transport complex subunit D translates to MNLSLQAAPHFRTTDTTRNVMLDVLIALVPAVIVSTWIFGIRALGIMLFCMFFAEFLEFFIVRVLKRQKDFVPDFSASVTGLLLGMNLSLAVNWWQILLGIGVAIIIAKHAFGGLGQNFFNPALVGRVFMIISFPTAMTTWYVPFYYKNPDILTAASPLSLFSEQGLEQAIQNYSYWDMFLGRIPGSIGEVSALALIIGFVYLLVKGRIKIMIPVFYIATIMIFSSIFYFINPSTFGTPLFHLLSGGLILGALFMATDMVTSPMTFKGQAVFGIGAGTLTMIIRFFGNYPEGVSFSILIMNALVPLIDDWLKPRIYGTHKGGAKNA, encoded by the coding sequence TTGAATCTTAGTCTACAAGCTGCTCCACACTTTAGAACTACTGATACCACACGAAACGTAATGTTGGACGTTTTAATAGCGTTAGTACCGGCCGTAATAGTATCTACCTGGATATTCGGTATTAGAGCGTTAGGTATTATGCTATTTTGTATGTTTTTTGCTGAATTTCTTGAATTTTTTATCGTTCGTGTTCTAAAAAGGCAAAAAGATTTTGTACCCGATTTTTCAGCTTCAGTTACAGGATTACTCTTAGGAATGAACCTTTCTTTAGCAGTTAATTGGTGGCAAATATTATTAGGAATAGGTGTTGCGATAATAATAGCCAAACATGCTTTTGGCGGATTGGGCCAAAACTTTTTTAATCCTGCTTTAGTGGGTAGAGTTTTTATGATTATCTCATTTCCAACTGCAATGACAACATGGTATGTTCCTTTTTACTATAAAAACCCTGACATATTAACAGCAGCCTCTCCTTTATCTCTTTTTTCTGAACAGGGCTTAGAACAAGCTATACAAAATTATAGTTATTGGGATATGTTCCTCGGTAGGATACCAGGTTCAATAGGCGAAGTGAGTGCTTTAGCATTGATAATCGGTTTTGTATATTTACTTGTAAAAGGAAGAATAAAAATAATGATCCCAGTTTTTTATATAGCAACGATTATGATATTTAGTTCTATTTTTTATTTTATAAATCCTTCTACTTTTGGTACTCCCTTGTTTCATTTGTTATCAGGAGGTTTAATCTTAGGAGCTTTATTTATGGCTACAGATATGGTCACTTCTCCAATGACGTTTAAAGGTCAAGCTGTGTTTGGAATTGGAGCCGGAACTTTGACAATGATAATAAGATTTTTCGGTAACTATCCAGAAGGAGTTTCATTTTCTATTCTTATTATGAATGCTTTAGTACCATTAATAGATGATTGGCTTAAACCTCGTATTTATGGCACTCATAAAGGTGGTGCTAAAAATGCGTGA